In a single window of the Pocillopora verrucosa isolate sample1 chromosome 4, ASM3666991v2, whole genome shotgun sequence genome:
- the LOC131785687 gene encoding adenosine receptor A3-like: MLHHNILVNQMDLRCSQFIDIHGDLEPAWVGYVFTVLNAVFSGSAILGNLLILVALKKDSRLHPPSKLLFRSLVSTDLCVGLIAQPSFVIYLIFILKNKLIFCEIIEGVTNVFGAVFAVISLCTLTGISVDRLLALQLGMRYKLFVTVIRVRRILVLSWLLVISGALLQFWNFDVFLGVMTVVVVPCLVTTSFCYSTIFVTMRRRRAQQIAETGKQTGQMLKYKKTVYKLLWISLIIALFYLPLATFITVKLIIGAEATNAILFVLLSTVVFLKSSLNPFVYIWKIREIRRAVVLTLRNRFLSCL; the protein is encoded by the coding sequence atgttGCACCATAATATCTTGGTTAATCAAATGGACCTTAGGTGTTCTCAGTTTATCGATATCCATGGAGACCTAGAACCTGCTTGGGTTGGCTatgttttcactgttttgaATGCAGTTTTCAGTGGAAGTGCAATCTTAGGAAATCTTCTGATCTTGGTTGCCCTTAAAAAGGATTCTCGTCTTCATCCTCCATCTAAGCTTTTGTTTCGTTCCTTGGTGTCGACGGATCTCTGTGTTGGCCTTATTGCGCAGCCAAGTTTTgtaatttatcttatttttatccttaaaaacaaattgatctTTTGTGAAATAATTGAAGGTGTAACCAACGTCTTCGGCGCTGTGTTTGCAGTTATTTCGCTTTGCACATTGACCGGAATAAGTGTAGACAGACTTCTCGCTTTGCAGTTGGGAATGAGATACAAACTCTTTGTAACAGTGATCCGAGTTCGTAGAATCCTTGTTTTGTCCTGGTTGCTGGTTATTTCCGGCGCTTTACTGCAATTTTGGAACTTTGATGTCTTCTTGGGCGTTATGACAGTTGTTGTGGTGCCATGTCTTGTGACGACATCTTTCTGCTACTCAACGATTTTTGTCACTATGCGCCGTCGACGAGCGCAGCAGATTGCTGAAACTGGAAAACAAACAGGACAGATGCTCAAGTACAAAAAGACAGTCTACAAACTGTTGTGGATTTCCCTCATAATAGCACTGTTTTATCTACCGCTTGCAACCTTTATAACCGTAAAACTCATAATCGGAGCCGAGGCAACTAATGCAATATTATTCGTACTCCTGTCAACGGTGGTTTTCCTCAAATCCTCCCTGAACCCTTTTGTTTATATCTGGAAGATCAGGGAAATAAGAAGAGCTGTAGTTTTAACGCTGCGGAATCGTTTTTTATCTTGCCTCTAG